The bacterium genome has a segment encoding these proteins:
- a CDS encoding biotin carboxylase N-terminal domain-containing protein: AIHPGYGFLSQNAEFVRACARANITFIGPSAEAMVALGDKRGSSQTAMSLGIPVVPGARETDQLEEAIGAAEKVGYPVLIKAAGGGGGKGMRRVDSTDQMKEAFDAARREAKGAFADERLLVEKYIYPARHVEVQILGDGRRAIALGERECSLQRRYQKVIEESPSPGINDATRQRLFAAAVKLAEATGYANAGTVEFLIGPDESFYFLEVNSRLQVEHPVTEMLTGLDLVRAQIEIAHGGPLPQTVTPRGHAIEARFYAEDPYHGYLPAAGRILMLEWPQMPHLRIDTGVAGESAIHPFYDPLIAKMIAWGQDREQARRRLLDALRQTTLLGLVTNQRFLAELLESDFFTSGETFTTTLESRNWTAPDVPSYVVAAAQQALSQRSEVAAGESGPSDRYSPWRTLGAFRLGV, encoded by the coding sequence CCGCCATTCATCCGGGATATGGCTTCCTGTCACAGAACGCGGAATTCGTCCGCGCCTGCGCCCGCGCCAACATCACCTTCATCGGGCCATCGGCCGAGGCGATGGTCGCGCTGGGCGACAAGCGCGGCTCCAGCCAGACGGCCATGTCGCTGGGCATCCCGGTGGTGCCCGGCGCGCGCGAAACCGATCAACTCGAGGAGGCGATTGGGGCCGCCGAAAAGGTCGGATATCCGGTGCTGATCAAGGCGGCGGGCGGCGGCGGCGGCAAGGGCATGCGCCGGGTCGATTCGACCGATCAGATGAAGGAGGCCTTCGACGCGGCCCGTCGTGAGGCCAAGGGCGCCTTCGCCGACGAGCGGCTTCTGGTCGAAAAGTACATTTATCCCGCCCGCCACGTCGAAGTCCAGATCCTCGGTGATGGCCGTCGCGCCATCGCGCTCGGCGAACGCGAGTGCAGTCTCCAACGCCGCTACCAGAAGGTGATCGAGGAATCGCCCTCCCCCGGCATCAATGACGCCACGCGGCAGCGGCTCTTTGCCGCGGCGGTCAAGCTGGCCGAGGCCACGGGGTATGCGAACGCCGGCACGGTCGAATTCCTTATCGGTCCCGACGAGTCCTTCTATTTTCTCGAAGTCAATTCGCGCCTGCAGGTCGAGCATCCGGTGACGGAGATGCTGACCGGACTTGATCTGGTGCGCGCGCAAATCGAGATCGCGCACGGCGGACCGCTCCCGCAGACGGTGACGCCGCGCGGCCATGCCATTGAGGCGCGCTTCTACGCCGAGGACCCCTACCACGGGTACCTGCCGGCCGCCGGACGGATCCTGATGCTGGAGTGGCCGCAAATGCCCCACCTGCGCATCGACACCGGCGTGGCTGGCGAATCGGCGATCCATCCGTTCTACGACCCGTTGATCGCCAAAATGATTGCCTGGGGGCAGGACCGGGAGCAGGCGCGCCGGCGGCTGCTCGACGCCTTGCGGCAGACCACGCTCCTGGGGCTGGTGACAAACCAGCGGTTTCTGGCGGAATTGCTGGAGAGCGACTTTTTCACCAGCGGCGAGACGTTCACCACCACATTGGAGTCGCGGAACTGGACCGCGCCGGATGTTCCGTCCTATGTCGTCGCGGCGGCGCAGCAGGCCCTGAGCCAGCGTTCTGAGGTCGCCGCCGGCGAGTCGGGACCCTCCGATCGTTATTCCCCCTGGCGCACACTCGGCGCCTTTCGGTTGGGCGTATGA
- a CDS encoding biotin/lipoyl-containing protein yields the protein MNWMSFTHEGRTYRLAIARDKRGVWVGWKGGSAFFEKEHRVAGGRHQHEDVRAPMTGKVVKILAKPGDSVAEGDVLLILEAMKMEYRLTAPHTGAVEKILCREGELVDMGAVLIKLAE from the coding sequence ATGAACTGGATGTCGTTCACCCACGAGGGCCGCACCTACCGTCTGGCAATCGCCCGCGACAAACGCGGCGTGTGGGTGGGATGGAAGGGCGGGAGCGCCTTTTTCGAGAAGGAACATCGCGTGGCGGGCGGACGTCATCAGCATGAGGATGTCCGGGCGCCGATGACCGGCAAGGTCGTCAAGATCCTCGCCAAACCCGGCGATTCGGTCGCCGAAGGCGATGTCCTGCTCATCCTCGAGGCCATGAAGATGGAATACCGCCTGACCGCACCGCACACGGGCGCGGTAGAAAAAATCCTCTGCCGTGAGGGCGAGCTGGTTGACATGGGCGCAGTCCTCATCAAACTGGCCGAATGA
- a CDS encoding hydroxymethylglutaryl-CoA lyase, which translates to MKARIIEVGPRDGLQNERGVLPTDRKIGFVDALSSTGVDEIEVTAFVSPKWVPQLADASEVFARIVRRPNVVYSALVPNEQGLDRALEVGASKIAVFAAASETFSRQNINATIAESMGRFVPVIRRARAAGLAIRGYISTAFWCPYEGRIAPEKVVSVATVLDALGVEELSIGDTIGKAATDDVERLLERLLPLIPAPRLAMHFHDTYGQALDNVACAWRHGIVAFDASVTGLGGCPYAPGAPGNVATESVVARLRREGAEVHVDAEALRRVGETLRASLSEFSGGASAAAASP; encoded by the coding sequence ATGAAAGCGCGCATCATCGAAGTCGGGCCGCGCGACGGCCTTCAGAACGAGAGGGGCGTCCTCCCCACCGATCGCAAGATCGGCTTTGTCGACGCGCTGTCGTCCACGGGGGTCGATGAGATCGAAGTCACCGCCTTTGTTTCGCCCAAGTGGGTGCCGCAACTGGCCGACGCTTCCGAGGTCTTTGCCCGCATCGTCCGCCGGCCCAACGTCGTCTATTCCGCGCTGGTCCCCAACGAGCAGGGTCTGGACCGGGCCCTGGAAGTCGGGGCCAGCAAGATCGCCGTCTTCGCCGCCGCCAGCGAGACTTTCAGCCGTCAGAATATCAATGCCACCATCGCCGAGTCGATGGGACGGTTTGTGCCGGTGATTCGCCGTGCCCGCGCCGCCGGGCTGGCGATCCGCGGCTACATCTCCACCGCCTTCTGGTGCCCGTACGAGGGCCGCATCGCCCCCGAGAAAGTCGTCTCCGTGGCGACCGTCCTCGACGCGCTGGGCGTCGAGGAACTCTCGATCGGCGACACGATCGGCAAGGCGGCCACGGACGATGTCGAGCGTCTACTGGAAAGACTGCTGCCGCTCATTCCCGCGCCGCGGCTGGCAATGCATTTCCATGACACCTATGGCCAGGCGCTGGACAATGTCGCCTGCGCCTGGCGGCATGGGATCGTTGCCTTCGACGCCAGTGTGACGGGTTTGGGCGGATGCCCCTATGCGCCCGGCGCGCCGGGAAATGTGGCGACCGAGTCGGTGGTGGCGCGTCTGCGCCGCGAAGGCGCCGAAGTCCATGTGGACGCCGAGGCCCTGCGTCGCGTGGGCGAGACACTGCGCGCCAGTCTGAGCGAGTTCAGCGGTGGCGCCAGCGCGGCGGCCGCTTCTCCATAA